One genomic region from Xyrauchen texanus isolate HMW12.3.18 chromosome 16, RBS_HiC_50CHRs, whole genome shotgun sequence encodes:
- the LOC127657076 gene encoding uncharacterized protein LOC127657076 isoform X2, which yields MAGQLKTSYGCKHEAQARGVYEKLMGREHAGFSCMDSGLWLNPKWPYMGSSPDGIVACDCHGTGTCKIKCPHSHQDEANLRLCAGEKGFCLINDGDNVMLDRTHDYYYQVQGQLHIVDAEYCDFVVWNHNDIFVERILPDLEL from the exons atggcaggacaactgaaaaccag ttatggatgcaaacatgaagcacaagccagaggagtctatgagaagctgatgggtcgggagcatgcaggcttctcctgtatggacagtggtctctggctgaaccccaagtggccatacatggggtcctcccctgatgggattgttgcttgtgactgtcacggaactggcacctgcaagattaag tgtccacactctcaccaagatgaagccaatctgcgcttgtgtgctggggaaaagggcttctgcctcatcaatgatggggataatgtcatgctggaccggactcatgactactactaccaagttcagggacagcttcacattgtagacgctgagtactgtgattttgttgtgtggaaccacaatgacatttttgttgaaaggattttgcccgatcttgaactttag
- the LOC127657076 gene encoding uncharacterized protein LOC127657076 isoform X1, whose amino-acid sequence MSQVQAVERATRSQSASRIWFRQRAGRITASKLKQAIKTNPQQPSKSLIKAICYPEAYRFTTAATSYGCKHEAQARGVYEKLMGREHAGFSCMDSGLWLNPKWPYMGSSPDGIVACDCHGTGTCKIKCPHSHQDEANLRLCAGEKGFCLINDGDNVMLDRTHDYYYQVQGQLHIVDAEYCDFVVWNHNDIFVERILPDLEL is encoded by the exons atgtcccaggtccaggctgtagagagggcaactcgaagtcagagtgcaagcaggatttggtttaggcaaagagctggacgcataactgcttccaagctgaaacaagctattaagaccaacccacagcaaccatccaagagcttgatcaaggccatatgctacccagaagcatataggttcaccacagccgctacaag ttatggatgcaaacatgaagcacaagccagaggagtctatgagaagctgatgggtcgggagcatgcaggcttctcctgtatggacagtggtctctggctgaaccccaagtggccatacatggggtcctcccctgatgggattgttgcttgtgactgtcacggaactggcacctgcaagattaag tgtccacactctcaccaagatgaagccaatctgcgcttgtgtgctggggaaaagggcttctgcctcatcaatgatggggataatgtcatgctggaccggactcatgactactactaccaagttcagggacagcttcacattgtagacgctgagtactgtgattttgttgtgtggaaccacaatgacatttttgttgaaaggattttgcccgatcttgaactttag